A window of Enoplosus armatus isolate fEnoArm2 chromosome 3, fEnoArm2.hap1, whole genome shotgun sequence contains these coding sequences:
- the ilrun gene encoding protein ILRUN isoform X2, which translates to MEGTDMDVDAELMQKFSCMGTTDKDVLISEFQRLLGFQLNPAGCAFFLDMTNWNLQAAIGAYYDFESPNVNTPSMSFVEDVTIGEGESVPPDTPFTKTWRIQNTDVIWVILSVEVGGLLGVTQQLSSFETEFNTQPQRNVQGDFNPFASPQKNKHDATDSFRDPGGAWERSQEPIQQDQNGLSHNAVNRASNGLQTNLSVVTYGQGIHGPYPFGQS; encoded by the exons ATGGAGGGCACGGACATGGACGTGGACGCGGAGCTCATGCAGAAGTTCAGCTGCATGGGCACCACGGACAAAGACGTCCTCATTTCGGAGTTTCAGAGGCTGCTGGGCTTTCAGCTCAACCCAGCCGGCTGCGCCTTCTTCCTGGACATGACCAACTG GAACCTGCAGGCTGCTATTGGTGCATATTATGACTTTGAAAGTCCCAATGTCAACACGCCATCCATGTCCTTTGTTGAAGATGTGACAATTGGGGAAGGAGAGTCTGTTCCTCCAGATACACCGTTCACAAAGACCTGGAGAATACAAAACACAG ATGTAATCTGGGTGATTCTTAGCGTAGAAGTTGGAGGTCTCCTCGGCGTGACCCAGCAGCTGTCCTCCTTCGAGACGGAGTTCAACACCCAACCCCAGCGCAATGTGCAGGGAGACTTCAACCCTTTTGCCTCGCCACAGAAGAACAAGCACGACGCCACTGACAGCTTCAGAGATCCTGGCGGAGCGTGGGAGCGCTCACAAGAGCCAATCCAGCAAGATCAAAATGGACTGTCTCATAATGCTGTAAATAGAGCGTCAAATGGTCTCCAAACCAATCTTTCTGTGGTGACTTATGGTCAG GGTATTCACGGACCCTATccatttggacagagctag
- the snrpc gene encoding U1 small nuclear ribonucleoprotein C yields MPKFYCDYCDTYLTHDSPSVRKTHCSGRKHKENVKDYYQKWMEEQAQSLIDKTTAAFQQGKIPPTPFPGGPPPGGPPRPGMLPTPPMGGPPMMPMMGPPPHGMMPGGPGGMRPPMGGPMQMMPGPPHMMRHPRPMMMPVRPGMMRPDR; encoded by the exons ATGCCTAA GTTTTACTGTGACTACTGTGATACCTACCTCACACATGATTCA cCATCAGTGAGGAAGACTCACTGCAGTGGccgaaaacacaaagaaaatgtgaaagattACTACCAGAAATGGATGGAGGAGCAGGCTCAGAGCCTGATCGATAAAACAA CGGCAGCCTTTCAACAGGGAAAGATTCCTCCCACACCGTTCCCTGGTGGGCCTCCCCCAG GTGGTCCTCCTCGCCCAGGCATGCTGCCAACACCCCCTATGGGAGGTCCACCCATGATGCCCATGATGGGGCCTCCACCACATGGAATGATGCCTGGTGGACCTG GAGGCATGAGGCCGCCGATGGGAGGACCCATGCAGATGATGCCAGGACCACCACACATGATGCGTCACCCTCGACCGATGATGATGCCAGTCAGGCCGGGCATGATGCGACCGGACAGATAA
- the ilrun gene encoding protein ILRUN isoform X1 codes for MEGTDMDVDAELMQKFSCMGTTDKDVLISEFQRLLGFQLNPAGCAFFLDMTNWNLQAAIGAYYDFESPNVNTPSMSFVEDVTIGEGESVPPDTPFTKTWRIQNTGAESWPPGVCLKYIGGDQFGHVNTVMVKSLDPQEISDVSVQMRSPTAPGMYQGQWRMCTATGLFYGDVIWVILSVEVGGLLGVTQQLSSFETEFNTQPQRNVQGDFNPFASPQKNKHDATDSFRDPGGAWERSQEPIQQDQNGLSHNAVNRASNGLQTNLSVVTYGQGIHGPYPFGQS; via the exons ATGGAGGGCACGGACATGGACGTGGACGCGGAGCTCATGCAGAAGTTCAGCTGCATGGGCACCACGGACAAAGACGTCCTCATTTCGGAGTTTCAGAGGCTGCTGGGCTTTCAGCTCAACCCAGCCGGCTGCGCCTTCTTCCTGGACATGACCAACTG GAACCTGCAGGCTGCTATTGGTGCATATTATGACTTTGAAAGTCCCAATGTCAACACGCCATCCATGTCCTTTGTTGAAGATGTGACAATTGGGGAAGGAGAGTCTGTTCCTCCAGATACACCGTTCACAAAGACCTGGAGAATACAAAACACAG GTGCAGAGTCGTGGCCACCTGGGGTTTGTCTCAAGTACATTGGTGGGGATCAGTTTGGGCATGTAAACACAGTTATGGTAAAGTCACTAGACCCCCAGGAAATATCAGATGTGAGTGTGCAGATGCGAAGTCCCACAGCTCCAGGCATGTACCAGGGCCAGTGGAGGATGTGCACAGCCACCGGATTATTCTATGGAG ATGTAATCTGGGTGATTCTTAGCGTAGAAGTTGGAGGTCTCCTCGGCGTGACCCAGCAGCTGTCCTCCTTCGAGACGGAGTTCAACACCCAACCCCAGCGCAATGTGCAGGGAGACTTCAACCCTTTTGCCTCGCCACAGAAGAACAAGCACGACGCCACTGACAGCTTCAGAGATCCTGGCGGAGCGTGGGAGCGCTCACAAGAGCCAATCCAGCAAGATCAAAATGGACTGTCTCATAATGCTGTAAATAGAGCGTCAAATGGTCTCCAAACCAATCTTTCTGTGGTGACTTATGGTCAG GGTATTCACGGACCCTATccatttggacagagctag